GCCCGTTGCCGCGGCCCCGCCGGACGGTGAGGTAACCGACGAGGAGCTTGCGGAGCGACTGGGACTCGAACTCAACGACGTTCGACGCGCCCTCTTTATCCTCTATGAGAACGATCTGGCGTCGTACCGACGCGTCCGGGACGAGGATTCCGGCTGGCTCACCTACCTCTGGACCTTCGAATACGAACACATCCCGGGCAACCTCCACGAGGAGATGGAGCGGCTCCTCGAGGCGCTCGAGGAACGCCGTGAATACGAGCTGAACAACGAGTTTTACCTCTGTCCGGAGTGCTCGATCCGTTTTGAGTTCGGCGAGGCGATGGATCTGGGCTTTTCGTGTCCGGAGTGTGGATCGCAGCTCGAAGCGATGGGTAACGACGAGTTGATCGGGGCCGTCGACGAGCGCATCGGCGAACTGAGAAACGAACTCGGGCTGGCGACATAATGGTCGTCCTCGCATCCAAGGTGTATGTCCACGGCGGGGCCCGGGAACGGGCGCTTGACTCACTCGAATCGCTCGTCGGCAACGCTATCGGCGACCTCGACGTGGAGTTCGAGGTCGGACTCAGACACGATGACTTTCCGACGGTGACCGTCGAGGGTCCCGACGCCGTCGTCGCCAGGAACCTTTTGCGGGAGGAGTGGGGCGAAATCGTGCCCGACCCCGAACCGGGCACCGTCGCGACGGGAACTCTCGAATCGTGGGACGAAGACGGCTTTACGCTTGATGCCGGTGACACGGTACGGATTCCGGCCACGGAGATCGACCTCGGCGGCGGCTCACCGTCACAGATCCGCAAGCGGTTCGGGCTGGTTCAACATCTTCCGATTCGCTATGAGGCGGGTGACACACCTCGAATCGCCGACGTGGAGCGTGATCGGCTGTACGACTGGCAGCGTGCAGAGACCGGGCGGGTCAACGTCAACA
This region of Halodesulfurarchaeum sp. HSR-GB genomic DNA includes:
- the tfe gene encoding transcription factor E translates to MAFEELLEDPVIQKYLNELVGPKGMPVAAAPPDGEVTDEELAERLGLELNDVRRALFILYENDLASYRRVRDEDSGWLTYLWTFEYEHIPGNLHEEMERLLEALEERREYELNNEFYLCPECSIRFEFGEAMDLGFSCPECGSQLEAMGNDELIGAVDERIGELRNELGLAT
- a CDS encoding DUF2110 family protein; translated protein: MVVLASKVYVHGGARERALDSLESLVGNAIGDLDVEFEVGLRHDDFPTVTVEGPDAVVARNLLREEWGEIVPDPEPGTVATGTLESWDEDGFTLDAGDTVRIPATEIDLGGGSPSQIRKRFGLVQHLPIRYEAGDTPRIADVERDRLYDWQRAETGRVNVNSATRAEVRATVNRAGHAGDIITVERLGLLEQSIVCKSGTDPPGLLASIGSYLDSELLAVVP